The following are encoded in a window of Esox lucius isolate fEsoLuc1 chromosome 14, fEsoLuc1.pri, whole genome shotgun sequence genomic DNA:
- the tbx5a gene encoding T-box transcription factor TBX5-A isoform X3: protein MADQEETFGLQNSPSGPETKELHSESKAEKPNGTSSKSPSSQTTYIQQGMEGIKVYLHERELWAKFHEVGTEMIITKAGRRMFPSFKVKVTGLNPKTKYILLMDVVPADDHRYKFADNKWSVTGKAEPAMPGRLYVHPDSPATGAHWMRQLVSFQKLKLTNNHLDPFGHIILNSMHKYQPRIHIVKADENNGFGSKNTAFCTHVFPETAFIAVTSYQNHKITQLKIENNPFAKGFRGSDDMELHRMSRMQSTKEYPVVPRSTVRQRVGTSQSPFPGEAQGMAAPSGLASQYSQCDNGVTSTSQDLLPQSGSYPLPHEHSQDFHCIKRKAVEEDAHPGEHAYKKAYLESSSSEDDHYYRPVSYSQTLGLPGGPYRTESGQRQACMYASASQGAEPVPSLEDISCNTWAGVSPYGSCSVTTMQPMERLPYQHFSAHFTSGPLVSRLSGVAGHASPQLGDAHHAMYQGSMAHQTLGRQCSPVASIQSPTAGLQGNEYLYSHGIPRTLSPHQYHAVHSVSIMPEWNESS from the exons ATGGCGGACCAGGAGGAAACATTTGGGCTGCAAAATTCGCCCAGTGGTCCAGAAACAAAGGAATTACACTCTGAAAGTAAAGCAGAGAAACCAAATGGAACTTCCAGCAAATCGCCTTCCTCCCAAACAACATATATTCAACAG GGAATGGAGGGGATAAAAGTCTACCTGCATGAACGGGAATTGTGGGCAAAGTTTCACGAAGTGGGGACGGAGATGATTATCACTAAAGCAGGAAG GCGAATGTTTCCCAGTTTCAAGGTGAAGGTCACTGGATTGAACCCTAAAACGAAATATATCCTCCTGATGGATGTCGTGCCTGCTGACGACCATCGCTACAAATTCGCTGATAATAAATG GTCTGTGACCGGGAAGGCAGAACCTGCAATGCCAGGGAGGCTCTATGTTCACCCGGACTCTCCTGCAACGGGTGCACACTGGATGAGGCAGCTTGTCTCTTTCCAGAAGCTGAAACTGACAAATAACCACCTGGATCCTTTTGGACAC ATTATCCTGAACTCCATGCATAAATACCAACCCAGGATTCATATCGTGAAAGCGGATGAAAATAACGGCTTTGGCTCCAAAAACACTGCTTTCTGTACACACGTTTTCCCCGAGACAGCATTCATTGCGGTTACGTCCTACCAGAACCACAAG ATAACCCAGCTGAAGATAGAGAACAATCCATTCGCTAAAGGCTTCCGTGGGAGTGATGATATGGAGCTTCACCGGATGTCAAGAATGCAAAG CACTAAGGAGTACCCAGTGGTCCCACGTAGCACAGTACGCCAGAGGGTTGGTACCAGTCAGAGCCCGTTTCCCGGGGAGGCGCAGGGCATGGCCGCCCCCAGTGGCCTGGCCTCCCAGTACAGCCAGTGTGACAACGGGGTCACCAGCACCTCCCAGGATCTGCTGCCTCAGTCTGGCTCCTACCCCCTCCCCCACGAGCACAGCCAGGACTTCCACTGCATCAAGAGGAAAG CAGTGGAAGAGGACGCCCACCCAGGGGAGCACGCCTACAAGAAGGCTTACCTGGAGAGCTCCTCCAGTGAGGACGACCATTACTACCGTCCCGTCAGCTACTCGCAGACCTTGGGTCTGCCCGGGGGACCCTACAGGACCGAGTCGGGCCAGAGGCAGGCCTGTATGTACGCCAGCGCCTCCCAGGGGGCGGAGCCCGTCCCCAGCCTGGAGGACATCAGCTGCAACACCTGGGCCGGCGTCTCGCCCTATGGCAGCTGCTCCGTCACCACTATGCAGCCAATGGAGCGGTTGCCATACCAACACTTCTCTGCCCACTTCACCTCGGGGCCCTTGGTGTCCAGACTGAGCGGGGTGGCAGGCCACGCCTCCCCGCAGCTGGGCGACGCCCACCACGCCATGTACCAGGGCTCCATGGCCCACCAGACTCTGGGCCGCCAGTGCAGTCCTGTGGCAAGCATCCAGTCGCCCACCGCAGGTCTCCAAGGCAACGAGTACCTGTACTCCCACGGGATTCCGCGCACGCTGTCGCCTCATCAGTACCACGCGGTGCACAGTGTGAGCATCATGCCCGAGTGGAATGAGAGCAGCTGA
- the tbx5a gene encoding T-box transcription factor TBX5-A isoform X1 produces MADQEETFGLQNSPSGPETKELHSESKAEKPNGTSSKSPSSQTTYIQQGMEGIKVYLHERELWAKFHEVGTEMIITKAGRRMFPSFKVKVTGLNPKTKYILLMDVVPADDHRYKFADNKWSVTGKAEPAMPGRLYVHPDSPATGAHWMRQLVSFQKLKLTNNHLDPFGHIILNSMHKYQPRIHIVKADENNGFGSKNTAFCTHVFPETAFIAVTSYQNHKITQLKIENNPFAKGFRGSDDMELHRMSRMQSSTKEYPVVPRSTVRQRVGTSQSPFPGEAQGMAAPSGLASQYSQCDNGVTSTSQDLLPQSGSYPLPHEHSQDFHCIKRKAVEEDAHPGEHAYKKAYLESSSSEDDHYYRPVSYSQTLGLPGGPYRTESGQRQACMYASASQGAEPVPSLEDISCNTWAGVSPYGSCSVTTMQPMERLPYQHFSAHFTSGPLVSRLSGVAGHASPQLGDAHHAMYQGSMAHQTLGRQCSPVASIQSPTAGLQGNEYLYSHGIPRTLSPHQYHAVHSVSIMPEWNESS; encoded by the exons ATGGCGGACCAGGAGGAAACATTTGGGCTGCAAAATTCGCCCAGTGGTCCAGAAACAAAGGAATTACACTCTGAAAGTAAAGCAGAGAAACCAAATGGAACTTCCAGCAAATCGCCTTCCTCCCAAACAACATATATTCAACAG GGAATGGAGGGGATAAAAGTCTACCTGCATGAACGGGAATTGTGGGCAAAGTTTCACGAAGTGGGGACGGAGATGATTATCACTAAAGCAGGAAG GCGAATGTTTCCCAGTTTCAAGGTGAAGGTCACTGGATTGAACCCTAAAACGAAATATATCCTCCTGATGGATGTCGTGCCTGCTGACGACCATCGCTACAAATTCGCTGATAATAAATG GTCTGTGACCGGGAAGGCAGAACCTGCAATGCCAGGGAGGCTCTATGTTCACCCGGACTCTCCTGCAACGGGTGCACACTGGATGAGGCAGCTTGTCTCTTTCCAGAAGCTGAAACTGACAAATAACCACCTGGATCCTTTTGGACAC ATTATCCTGAACTCCATGCATAAATACCAACCCAGGATTCATATCGTGAAAGCGGATGAAAATAACGGCTTTGGCTCCAAAAACACTGCTTTCTGTACACACGTTTTCCCCGAGACAGCATTCATTGCGGTTACGTCCTACCAGAACCACAAG ATAACCCAGCTGAAGATAGAGAACAATCCATTCGCTAAAGGCTTCCGTGGGAGTGATGATATGGAGCTTCACCGGATGTCAAGAATGCAAAG CAGCACTAAGGAGTACCCAGTGGTCCCACGTAGCACAGTACGCCAGAGGGTTGGTACCAGTCAGAGCCCGTTTCCCGGGGAGGCGCAGGGCATGGCCGCCCCCAGTGGCCTGGCCTCCCAGTACAGCCAGTGTGACAACGGGGTCACCAGCACCTCCCAGGATCTGCTGCCTCAGTCTGGCTCCTACCCCCTCCCCCACGAGCACAGCCAGGACTTCCACTGCATCAAGAGGAAAG CAGTGGAAGAGGACGCCCACCCAGGGGAGCACGCCTACAAGAAGGCTTACCTGGAGAGCTCCTCCAGTGAGGACGACCATTACTACCGTCCCGTCAGCTACTCGCAGACCTTGGGTCTGCCCGGGGGACCCTACAGGACCGAGTCGGGCCAGAGGCAGGCCTGTATGTACGCCAGCGCCTCCCAGGGGGCGGAGCCCGTCCCCAGCCTGGAGGACATCAGCTGCAACACCTGGGCCGGCGTCTCGCCCTATGGCAGCTGCTCCGTCACCACTATGCAGCCAATGGAGCGGTTGCCATACCAACACTTCTCTGCCCACTTCACCTCGGGGCCCTTGGTGTCCAGACTGAGCGGGGTGGCAGGCCACGCCTCCCCGCAGCTGGGCGACGCCCACCACGCCATGTACCAGGGCTCCATGGCCCACCAGACTCTGGGCCGCCAGTGCAGTCCTGTGGCAAGCATCCAGTCGCCCACCGCAGGTCTCCAAGGCAACGAGTACCTGTACTCCCACGGGATTCCGCGCACGCTGTCGCCTCATCAGTACCACGCGGTGCACAGTGTGAGCATCATGCCCGAGTGGAATGAGAGCAGCTGA
- the tbx5a gene encoding T-box transcription factor TBX5-A isoform X4, whose translation MADQEETFGLQNSPSGPETKELHSESKAEKPNGTSSKSPSSQTTYIQQGMEGIKVYLHERELWAKFHEVGTEMIITKAGRRMFPSFKVKVTGLNPKTKYILLMDVVPADDHRYKFADNKWSVTGKAEPAMPGRLYVHPDSPATGAHWMRQLVSFQKLKLTNNHLDPFGHIILNSMHKYQPRIHIVKADENNGFGSKNTAFCTHVFPETAFIAVTSYQNHKITQLKIENNPFAKGFRGSDDMELHRMSRMQSTKEYPVVPRSTVRQRVGTSQSPFPGEAQGMAAPSGLASQYSQCDNGVTSTSQDLLPQSGSYPLPHEHSQDFHCIKRKVEEDAHPGEHAYKKAYLESSSSEDDHYYRPVSYSQTLGLPGGPYRTESGQRQACMYASASQGAEPVPSLEDISCNTWAGVSPYGSCSVTTMQPMERLPYQHFSAHFTSGPLVSRLSGVAGHASPQLGDAHHAMYQGSMAHQTLGRQCSPVASIQSPTAGLQGNEYLYSHGIPRTLSPHQYHAVHSVSIMPEWNESS comes from the exons ATGGCGGACCAGGAGGAAACATTTGGGCTGCAAAATTCGCCCAGTGGTCCAGAAACAAAGGAATTACACTCTGAAAGTAAAGCAGAGAAACCAAATGGAACTTCCAGCAAATCGCCTTCCTCCCAAACAACATATATTCAACAG GGAATGGAGGGGATAAAAGTCTACCTGCATGAACGGGAATTGTGGGCAAAGTTTCACGAAGTGGGGACGGAGATGATTATCACTAAAGCAGGAAG GCGAATGTTTCCCAGTTTCAAGGTGAAGGTCACTGGATTGAACCCTAAAACGAAATATATCCTCCTGATGGATGTCGTGCCTGCTGACGACCATCGCTACAAATTCGCTGATAATAAATG GTCTGTGACCGGGAAGGCAGAACCTGCAATGCCAGGGAGGCTCTATGTTCACCCGGACTCTCCTGCAACGGGTGCACACTGGATGAGGCAGCTTGTCTCTTTCCAGAAGCTGAAACTGACAAATAACCACCTGGATCCTTTTGGACAC ATTATCCTGAACTCCATGCATAAATACCAACCCAGGATTCATATCGTGAAAGCGGATGAAAATAACGGCTTTGGCTCCAAAAACACTGCTTTCTGTACACACGTTTTCCCCGAGACAGCATTCATTGCGGTTACGTCCTACCAGAACCACAAG ATAACCCAGCTGAAGATAGAGAACAATCCATTCGCTAAAGGCTTCCGTGGGAGTGATGATATGGAGCTTCACCGGATGTCAAGAATGCAAAG CACTAAGGAGTACCCAGTGGTCCCACGTAGCACAGTACGCCAGAGGGTTGGTACCAGTCAGAGCCCGTTTCCCGGGGAGGCGCAGGGCATGGCCGCCCCCAGTGGCCTGGCCTCCCAGTACAGCCAGTGTGACAACGGGGTCACCAGCACCTCCCAGGATCTGCTGCCTCAGTCTGGCTCCTACCCCCTCCCCCACGAGCACAGCCAGGACTTCCACTGCATCAAGAGGAAAG TGGAAGAGGACGCCCACCCAGGGGAGCACGCCTACAAGAAGGCTTACCTGGAGAGCTCCTCCAGTGAGGACGACCATTACTACCGTCCCGTCAGCTACTCGCAGACCTTGGGTCTGCCCGGGGGACCCTACAGGACCGAGTCGGGCCAGAGGCAGGCCTGTATGTACGCCAGCGCCTCCCAGGGGGCGGAGCCCGTCCCCAGCCTGGAGGACATCAGCTGCAACACCTGGGCCGGCGTCTCGCCCTATGGCAGCTGCTCCGTCACCACTATGCAGCCAATGGAGCGGTTGCCATACCAACACTTCTCTGCCCACTTCACCTCGGGGCCCTTGGTGTCCAGACTGAGCGGGGTGGCAGGCCACGCCTCCCCGCAGCTGGGCGACGCCCACCACGCCATGTACCAGGGCTCCATGGCCCACCAGACTCTGGGCCGCCAGTGCAGTCCTGTGGCAAGCATCCAGTCGCCCACCGCAGGTCTCCAAGGCAACGAGTACCTGTACTCCCACGGGATTCCGCGCACGCTGTCGCCTCATCAGTACCACGCGGTGCACAGTGTGAGCATCATGCCCGAGTGGAATGAGAGCAGCTGA
- the tbx5a gene encoding T-box transcription factor TBX5-A isoform X2 → MADQEETFGLQNSPSGPETKELHSESKAEKPNGTSSKSPSSQTTYIQQGMEGIKVYLHERELWAKFHEVGTEMIITKAGRRMFPSFKVKVTGLNPKTKYILLMDVVPADDHRYKFADNKWSVTGKAEPAMPGRLYVHPDSPATGAHWMRQLVSFQKLKLTNNHLDPFGHIILNSMHKYQPRIHIVKADENNGFGSKNTAFCTHVFPETAFIAVTSYQNHKITQLKIENNPFAKGFRGSDDMELHRMSRMQSSTKEYPVVPRSTVRQRVGTSQSPFPGEAQGMAAPSGLASQYSQCDNGVTSTSQDLLPQSGSYPLPHEHSQDFHCIKRKVEEDAHPGEHAYKKAYLESSSSEDDHYYRPVSYSQTLGLPGGPYRTESGQRQACMYASASQGAEPVPSLEDISCNTWAGVSPYGSCSVTTMQPMERLPYQHFSAHFTSGPLVSRLSGVAGHASPQLGDAHHAMYQGSMAHQTLGRQCSPVASIQSPTAGLQGNEYLYSHGIPRTLSPHQYHAVHSVSIMPEWNESS, encoded by the exons ATGGCGGACCAGGAGGAAACATTTGGGCTGCAAAATTCGCCCAGTGGTCCAGAAACAAAGGAATTACACTCTGAAAGTAAAGCAGAGAAACCAAATGGAACTTCCAGCAAATCGCCTTCCTCCCAAACAACATATATTCAACAG GGAATGGAGGGGATAAAAGTCTACCTGCATGAACGGGAATTGTGGGCAAAGTTTCACGAAGTGGGGACGGAGATGATTATCACTAAAGCAGGAAG GCGAATGTTTCCCAGTTTCAAGGTGAAGGTCACTGGATTGAACCCTAAAACGAAATATATCCTCCTGATGGATGTCGTGCCTGCTGACGACCATCGCTACAAATTCGCTGATAATAAATG GTCTGTGACCGGGAAGGCAGAACCTGCAATGCCAGGGAGGCTCTATGTTCACCCGGACTCTCCTGCAACGGGTGCACACTGGATGAGGCAGCTTGTCTCTTTCCAGAAGCTGAAACTGACAAATAACCACCTGGATCCTTTTGGACAC ATTATCCTGAACTCCATGCATAAATACCAACCCAGGATTCATATCGTGAAAGCGGATGAAAATAACGGCTTTGGCTCCAAAAACACTGCTTTCTGTACACACGTTTTCCCCGAGACAGCATTCATTGCGGTTACGTCCTACCAGAACCACAAG ATAACCCAGCTGAAGATAGAGAACAATCCATTCGCTAAAGGCTTCCGTGGGAGTGATGATATGGAGCTTCACCGGATGTCAAGAATGCAAAG CAGCACTAAGGAGTACCCAGTGGTCCCACGTAGCACAGTACGCCAGAGGGTTGGTACCAGTCAGAGCCCGTTTCCCGGGGAGGCGCAGGGCATGGCCGCCCCCAGTGGCCTGGCCTCCCAGTACAGCCAGTGTGACAACGGGGTCACCAGCACCTCCCAGGATCTGCTGCCTCAGTCTGGCTCCTACCCCCTCCCCCACGAGCACAGCCAGGACTTCCACTGCATCAAGAGGAAAG TGGAAGAGGACGCCCACCCAGGGGAGCACGCCTACAAGAAGGCTTACCTGGAGAGCTCCTCCAGTGAGGACGACCATTACTACCGTCCCGTCAGCTACTCGCAGACCTTGGGTCTGCCCGGGGGACCCTACAGGACCGAGTCGGGCCAGAGGCAGGCCTGTATGTACGCCAGCGCCTCCCAGGGGGCGGAGCCCGTCCCCAGCCTGGAGGACATCAGCTGCAACACCTGGGCCGGCGTCTCGCCCTATGGCAGCTGCTCCGTCACCACTATGCAGCCAATGGAGCGGTTGCCATACCAACACTTCTCTGCCCACTTCACCTCGGGGCCCTTGGTGTCCAGACTGAGCGGGGTGGCAGGCCACGCCTCCCCGCAGCTGGGCGACGCCCACCACGCCATGTACCAGGGCTCCATGGCCCACCAGACTCTGGGCCGCCAGTGCAGTCCTGTGGCAAGCATCCAGTCGCCCACCGCAGGTCTCCAAGGCAACGAGTACCTGTACTCCCACGGGATTCCGCGCACGCTGTCGCCTCATCAGTACCACGCGGTGCACAGTGTGAGCATCATGCCCGAGTGGAATGAGAGCAGCTGA